Proteins encoded together in one Labilibaculum sp. DW002 window:
- a CDS encoding two-component regulator propeller domain-containing protein yields MTLQLLQAKSYLTLLLLFFSTVLTAQYNFTQITKDHGLPHNNIECILQTETGFMWFGTRDGLCRFDGYEIKVFRNTSNPNSISGNRILSLAEDDNGFIWVGTYKNGVNRFDPRTNEFIQYGLKDGIGEQVYTLKKLKDGTICVGSNNGLALFNNGSFTVFLPNSTTEGINSFQVSDILETHNGELYVATWENDIQKFDIKKASFESIKYIQRNETSNYRKRLLEDQLGNIWISASQHGLYKYNRKTNKAQLYNKQKNGLSTEMLTGAMVMNSDGKIWIATDGDGINIIDPSNNTFEYIKAGNGEFELSSNQVYSLVKDKKGRIWVGTFDKGIAYYDPFLKKFTNRELPKIVQDFFKGKSVLCLLQDSKDNIWIGTDGSGLHRFDKDRQFLHFYNESDNDRSVSGNVITSLGEDQNGNILIGTYNAGLNIFDYSSNSFRHYHQNHEDNKAIHSENVWTILSDSKGTNWLGLLGGGVDIFDASSGNFKNIGPYSNELIKVGHANVMSILEDSDGDIWFGTEGAGVFVYDKQVGRVLRISSKNTFTTNGIIKALFQDSWGKIWIGTEGNGLYRYDKKEKEFVQFTTENGLPGMIVLGVLEDNQEGIWITTYDGIAIFKKGENEFLSFNSSDGLSSNEFNAQAFIQLIDGSFLAGSTNGLDRFNPLDLTFNKEVPPVYFTQLKILNQEVLPGDTINREVKLKKDISYTDEIELNYSDKVFSLEFAALNYTHPQKCQYQYKLEGFDDNWYFSDSDHRFVSYTNLKNGMYSLKVKASNNDNVFGDNITELRIRVLPPYWKTWWFISLIVLLIAILTYAVYAYRVQMMKSKFLREQALNQKKIAELEMDKSESELQKLTYHTINRNRVLLEYKNKMVTLSTKAMPAVKKGLQFVIDEIDKEINDDKEWKYLEPRLDKMYNEFITKLREKHPSLSLSEIKVASYVRMNLTSKEIAEFMHKTTRAIENDRYRLRKKLELDSNDSLQKYLMDI; encoded by the coding sequence ATGACACTACAACTACTACAAGCCAAGTCTTATTTAACTTTATTATTGCTGTTTTTTTCTACAGTATTGACAGCGCAGTATAATTTTACTCAAATTACCAAAGATCATGGATTGCCTCACAACAATATTGAGTGTATTCTGCAAACCGAAACAGGTTTTATGTGGTTTGGTACAAGAGATGGTTTGTGTCGTTTCGATGGTTATGAAATAAAAGTGTTTAGAAATACGTCTAATCCCAATTCTATCTCAGGAAATAGAATTTTGTCATTGGCAGAAGATGACAATGGCTTTATTTGGGTAGGAACTTATAAAAATGGAGTAAACCGCTTCGATCCAAGGACCAATGAGTTTATTCAGTACGGATTAAAAGATGGTATTGGTGAGCAGGTTTATACTTTAAAAAAATTAAAGGATGGAACCATATGTGTTGGAAGCAACAATGGGCTAGCCTTATTCAATAATGGTTCTTTTACTGTATTTCTCCCCAATAGTACTACTGAAGGGATTAATTCTTTCCAGGTAAGTGATATTTTGGAAACGCATAATGGTGAACTGTATGTTGCCACTTGGGAGAATGATATTCAGAAATTCGATATTAAAAAAGCTTCTTTTGAATCTATAAAATACATTCAACGCAACGAAACAAGCAATTACCGCAAAAGATTGTTAGAGGATCAGTTGGGTAATATTTGGATATCTGCTAGTCAACATGGCTTATATAAATATAATCGCAAAACCAATAAAGCTCAATTATACAACAAGCAGAAAAATGGTCTGAGTACCGAAATGTTGACGGGAGCAATGGTAATGAATTCGGATGGTAAAATTTGGATTGCAACTGATGGCGATGGAATCAATATTATCGATCCAAGCAATAACACATTTGAGTACATAAAGGCTGGTAATGGAGAGTTTGAACTTTCGAGCAATCAGGTTTATTCACTTGTGAAGGACAAAAAGGGGAGAATTTGGGTTGGAACATTCGATAAGGGTATTGCATACTATGATCCGTTTTTGAAAAAGTTTACCAATAGAGAACTTCCTAAAATTGTTCAAGATTTTTTCAAAGGAAAATCTGTTCTGTGTCTCCTGCAAGATTCAAAAGATAACATTTGGATTGGAACAGATGGATCGGGTTTACACCGTTTTGATAAAGACAGACAGTTTCTTCATTTTTATAATGAAAGCGATAATGATAGAAGTGTTTCGGGCAATGTTATTACTAGTTTAGGGGAGGATCAGAATGGAAATATATTAATCGGAACTTACAATGCTGGTTTAAATATTTTCGATTATTCTAGTAATTCATTTAGACATTACCATCAGAACCATGAGGACAATAAGGCTATTCATTCCGAGAATGTTTGGACTATACTCTCCGATAGCAAAGGCACAAATTGGCTGGGATTATTGGGTGGTGGTGTAGATATTTTTGATGCCTCAAGTGGCAATTTTAAAAATATCGGTCCTTACTCAAATGAATTAATAAAAGTTGGGCACGCAAATGTAATGTCTATTCTTGAAGATTCGGATGGTGACATTTGGTTTGGTACTGAAGGTGCAGGAGTTTTTGTATACGATAAACAAGTGGGAAGAGTTCTTCGAATCTCTTCAAAAAATACATTCACTACGAATGGAATTATCAAGGCATTGTTTCAGGACAGCTGGGGAAAGATTTGGATCGGAACGGAAGGAAATGGCTTGTACAGATACGATAAAAAGGAGAAGGAATTTGTACAATTCACAACAGAAAATGGTTTGCCTGGCATGATTGTGTTGGGTGTTTTGGAGGATAATCAGGAAGGAATTTGGATAACTACTTACGATGGCATAGCTATTTTTAAAAAAGGGGAGAATGAGTTTTTATCTTTCAATAGTTCCGATGGTTTGTCTTCAAATGAGTTTAATGCACAGGCATTTATTCAATTAATAGATGGATCGTTCTTAGCAGGATCAACAAATGGATTGGATCGTTTTAATCCGTTAGATCTAACTTTTAATAAGGAGGTGCCACCTGTTTATTTTACTCAGCTTAAAATTTTGAATCAAGAAGTTCTTCCTGGCGATACCATTAACAGAGAAGTAAAACTTAAAAAGGATATTTCTTATACTGACGAAATTGAGTTAAATTATTCAGATAAAGTGTTTTCTCTAGAATTTGCAGCTTTGAATTATACACATCCGCAAAAATGTCAATACCAATATAAATTAGAAGGATTTGATGACAATTGGTATTTTTCGGATTCTGATCATCGTTTTGTGTCCTATACAAACCTTAAGAATGGAATGTATTCTTTAAAAGTGAAAGCTTCGAATAACGATAATGTTTTTGGGGATAATATTACAGAACTTAGAATAAGGGTTCTGCCTCCATATTGGAAAACATGGTGGTTCATTAGTCTTATCGTTTTGCTAATTGCCATTCTTACTTATGCTGTGTATGCCTATAGAGTGCAAATGATGAAAAGTAAATTCTTAAGAGAGCAAGCACTAAATCAAAAGAAGATTGCCGAACTGGAAATGGACAAGTCCGAATCGGAACTGCAAAAATTGACATATCATACCATCAATCGCAATAGAGTGTTGCTTGAATACAAAAATAAAATGGTAACGCTTTCTACGAAAGCAATGCCAGCTGTGAAAAAAGGTTTGCAATTTGTAATCGATGAAATCGACAAAGAAATAAACGACGATAAGGAATGGAAATATCTGGAACCTCGTTTAGATAAGATGTACAATGAATTCATTACAAAGTTGCGTGAAAAACATCCTTCCCTTAGTTTATCTGAAATAAAGGTGGCTTCCTATGTTCGAATGAATCTTACTTCGAAAGAGATTGCAGAGTTTATGCATAAAACTACTCGAGCCATAGAAAATGATCGCTACCGATTAAGAAAGAAATTGGAACTTGATTCTAATGATTCGCTCCAAAAATACCTGATGGACATCTAA
- a CDS encoding carbohydrate-binding protein — translation MSTSTFKQVFATTILLCLFFLFPSVTLKAQGYLHVDGKSIVDGNGENFIIRSIGTGNWMLQEGYMMQSADVAGTQHEFRKKLEETIGETRTEEFYEAWLANHFRKIDVDSMAAWGFNSLRVAMHYKWFTPPIEEEPVQGEITWKDKGFDMIDDLLSWCEENQMYLILDLHGAPGGQGANADISDYDDTKPSLWEDDLNKDKAVALWRNLAERYGDSPWIGGYDLINEINWTFPEGNNSQIRELYGRITDTIRAVDPNHIIFIEGNSWANDFSGLTPAWDDNMAYSFHKYWNYNDANALKWITDFRDEHNRPIWLGETGENSNTWFANLVALSEDNNVGWSWWPVKKSGINNVLKVETNADYTQLIEMWKGNASMTSDEAYNAVMTFADNHRFENCTIQRDVIDALIRQPHSTETLPFKEHSTGENIFAVDYDLGRNDYAYFDVDTANYHLNTNEFKAWNIGWEYRNDGVDIEKCSDTEATNGYNVGWVEKGEWLQYTIQSQALATYRLELRTASESNANIHIEVNGKRVSDVFEVSSTGGWKAFATTSIENIILPEGEIKLRLVFDGGTLNVNYFTLIETGSVSEVPFELLKASSEKIDNEIYLDFNKSVTSQENEINSNEFELKVDGTNIDISDLYLNEENNQQIILITNENLFYNHNITISYNGNSIKSDEQELENFSDVSVKNNFYRHYEVPGKIQAENFITNKGFEIENCTDAGGGENTAYASDGDYLEYLLFVPEAGTFNMEFRVATEKSAKIQVMNSEDGEMVNNESISFGSTNGWQSWQTKSISVDLPQGKTVLRLVSESGEHNLNWIAFGIPTGIGDDILNMKMKVYPNPTSDLLKIDFEGFSQKEIKLFNMRGAQVVSESVSSQSTSIDVKPFPSGTYLLNVSSDESNQTIKVMIVR, via the coding sequence ATGTCCACTTCAACTTTCAAACAAGTCTTTGCTACTACAATTCTGCTGTGCTTGTTTTTTTTATTCCCTTCTGTAACCTTAAAAGCACAAGGATATCTTCATGTTGATGGTAAAAGCATAGTAGATGGTAATGGTGAGAATTTTATTATTCGAAGTATCGGAACCGGAAACTGGATGTTGCAGGAAGGTTATATGATGCAGAGTGCTGATGTAGCAGGTACTCAACATGAATTCAGAAAGAAATTAGAAGAAACCATAGGAGAAACAAGAACTGAAGAGTTTTATGAAGCTTGGCTGGCTAATCACTTCAGAAAAATTGATGTTGATTCAATGGCTGCATGGGGCTTTAATTCGCTTAGAGTCGCCATGCATTACAAATGGTTTACTCCGCCAATTGAAGAAGAACCTGTTCAGGGAGAAATTACCTGGAAAGATAAAGGATTTGACATGATAGATGATCTTTTATCGTGGTGTGAGGAGAATCAAATGTATCTGATTTTGGATTTACATGGAGCTCCTGGTGGTCAGGGTGCCAATGCGGATATTTCTGATTATGATGATACAAAACCAAGCCTTTGGGAGGACGATTTAAATAAAGATAAAGCAGTTGCACTTTGGCGAAATCTCGCTGAGCGATATGGCGATTCTCCATGGATTGGTGGTTACGATCTGATCAATGAAATTAATTGGACCTTTCCTGAAGGAAACAATTCACAAATTAGAGAATTATACGGTAGAATTACCGATACCATTAGAGCTGTAGATCCAAATCACATCATATTTATTGAAGGTAATTCATGGGCTAATGATTTTTCTGGTCTAACGCCAGCATGGGACGACAATATGGCATACAGTTTCCACAAGTATTGGAATTACAATGATGCAAATGCCTTAAAATGGATTACTGATTTTAGAGATGAGCACAATCGGCCTATCTGGCTAGGTGAAACGGGAGAAAACTCGAACACTTGGTTTGCAAATTTGGTTGCTTTATCGGAAGATAATAATGTAGGTTGGTCATGGTGGCCAGTAAAAAAATCTGGTATCAACAATGTTCTTAAAGTAGAGACCAATGCTGATTATACCCAATTGATTGAAATGTGGAAAGGCAATGCGAGTATGACTTCGGATGAGGCCTATAATGCAGTGATGACCTTTGCTGATAATCACAGATTTGAGAATTGTACCATACAAAGAGATGTGATCGATGCATTAATTCGTCAGCCTCATTCTACAGAAACACTTCCTTTTAAAGAGCATTCAACAGGTGAGAATATTTTTGCCGTTGATTATGACTTAGGAAGAAACGATTACGCCTATTTTGATGTTGATACAGCCAATTATCACCTGAATACGAATGAATTCAAGGCATGGAATATAGGATGGGAATATCGTAATGATGGTGTTGATATTGAAAAATGTAGTGACACTGAAGCTACAAATGGATACAATGTTGGTTGGGTAGAAAAAGGGGAATGGTTGCAGTATACGATTCAATCTCAGGCTCTAGCTACATATCGACTTGAATTGCGTACAGCCAGCGAAAGTAATGCAAATATACATATCGAAGTGAATGGAAAGCGAGTATCCGATGTATTCGAGGTGTCATCTACCGGAGGCTGGAAAGCTTTTGCGACCACAAGTATTGAGAATATCATCTTGCCTGAAGGAGAAATTAAACTAAGGTTGGTTTTTGATGGCGGTACTTTAAATGTAAACTATTTCACTTTGATTGAGACCGGCAGTGTGTCAGAGGTACCATTCGAACTTCTTAAAGCTAGTTCTGAAAAAATTGATAACGAAATCTATCTTGACTTTAACAAGTCAGTTACATCACAGGAAAATGAGATCAATAGTAACGAGTTTGAGTTAAAAGTTGATGGTACGAATATCGATATTTCTGATTTATACCTTAACGAAGAGAACAATCAACAGATCATATTGATCACCAACGAGAATTTGTTTTACAATCACAACATTACCATTTCTTATAATGGCAACAGTATTAAGTCAGACGAACAGGAGCTAGAGAATTTTTCTGATGTAAGTGTTAAAAATAACTTTTACCGCCATTATGAAGTTCCAGGAAAAATTCAAGCAGAGAATTTCATAACAAATAAAGGATTCGAAATAGAAAATTGTACCGATGCTGGTGGTGGTGAAAATACCGCTTATGCTTCCGATGGAGATTATTTAGAATATCTGCTGTTTGTTCCTGAAGCTGGAACGTTTAATATGGAATTTAGAGTTGCCACAGAAAAAAGTGCTAAAATTCAAGTAATGAATTCGGAAGATGGAGAGATGGTAAACAATGAAAGCATATCATTCGGAAGCACTAATGGATGGCAGTCATGGCAAACAAAATCAATCAGTGTTGATTTACCACAAGGGAAAACTGTTTTAAGACTTGTTTCTGAATCTGGGGAACACAATTTAAATTGGATAGCTTTTGGTATTCCAACAGGAATAGGGGATGATATTCTGAATATGAAGATGAAAGTTTATCCTAATCCAACTTCCGACCTACTAAAAATTGACTTTGAAGGTTTCTCACAAAAAGAAATCAAGCTATTTAATATGAGAGGAGCACAAGTTGTGTCTGAATCAGTTTCGTCTCAAAGTACATCAATAGATGTTAAACCATTTCCTTCGGGTACCTATTTACTAAATGTTAGTAGCGATGAATCAAATCAAACCATAAAGGTGATGATTGTTAGATAG
- a CDS encoding SusC/RagA family TonB-linked outer membrane protein translates to MKKTVLFLILAMFCLQTFAQKHFVNGIVRSSEDGVSLPFASVVIKGTTIGTSTDFDGKFIIEVSKEDVLVFSLIGFSTQEILVGDKTEINVILKTEATGLDEVVVVGYGVQKKSVVTASIAKVSSEDLDNIAPVRIDNALKGLASGVTVTSTSGQPGASSQVRIRGIGTINNSDPLYIVDGMPIGGGIDYLNPSDIQSVEVLKDAASGAVYGARAANGVILITTKNGSKGKLSVNYNFSKGLQSKWNKRDVLNAQQYALLINEGLVNSGEEKRYDDPYALGKGTDWQDEVFYDNAPVENHQLSVSGGSDKVLYYFSAGYYKQDGIVGGNFDRSNYERISLRSNTTYNLLDNKDRNFLNKFTAGVNIAYTRINSKGIGTNSEYGSALGGAISFSPLLGLYEEDQAAAAALHPTAVRDSKNGLIYTIAGDDYNEITNPVAQLALPGGEDNSDKFVSSFWGELNIWDNLKIRSSFGTDLAFWGNDGWTPEYYLGKSSYVDDSKVWSSMNRGFTWQVENILTYEKSINEKHNFNIMLGQSAKKTTGRSLSGSNKFMVEENGDKANIDFTTGTAANGDQTAGGGAWSPHTLSSIFARLSYNFSEKYMFQATIRRDGSSNFGPGKKYGTFSSFSFGWNITKEAFMESRPEWFTSSKLRASWGKNGNENIGAFGYTALTSTGNNYAFGPGDGTLVNGTKASGLANTLLAWEESEQTDIGLDFGFLDNALTFTVDYYDKKTNGMLMTMAIPSYVGESKPTGNVGDMKNWGVEFDLGYRFKIGDLNFKLSGNASYLENELVNLGNADGFANYDGYANVGTISRAENGMPFPFFYGYKTDGIFQNASEVNAHVNNEGGLIQGDAVPGDVRFVDINGDGTITDEDRTKIGKGMPDWTYGLNIGIDYKGFDFSMMLQGTVGNDIYDATRRTDLRYINLPAYMLDRWTGEGTSNTIPRFSFSDNNGNWLSSDLYVKEGDYMRVKNVTLGYTLPKNLVNKAFVKSLRFYVSAENLFTFTKYEGFDPEISSGGTSLGIDRGIYPQARTYTVGVNLSF, encoded by the coding sequence ATGAAAAAAACAGTCTTGTTTTTAATTCTGGCTATGTTTTGCCTTCAAACATTTGCACAGAAACATTTCGTGAATGGTATTGTGCGATCTTCGGAAGATGGCGTGTCATTGCCTTTTGCATCGGTAGTGATAAAAGGCACTACTATTGGTACTTCTACAGATTTTGATGGGAAATTTATTATTGAAGTATCTAAAGAAGATGTATTGGTATTTTCTCTTATCGGTTTTTCAACTCAGGAAATTCTTGTGGGTGATAAAACTGAAATTAATGTAATTCTAAAAACTGAAGCTACTGGATTGGATGAAGTTGTGGTTGTCGGTTATGGCGTGCAGAAAAAAAGCGTTGTAACTGCTTCTATTGCAAAAGTGTCATCCGAAGATTTGGATAATATAGCTCCTGTTCGCATTGACAATGCACTAAAAGGTTTGGCTTCAGGAGTTACTGTTACTTCTACTTCAGGTCAGCCGGGGGCTTCTTCACAAGTACGTATTCGTGGTATCGGTACAATTAACAATAGTGATCCACTTTATATTGTGGATGGAATGCCAATTGGAGGAGGAATAGATTATTTAAATCCAAGTGATATCCAGTCTGTTGAGGTTCTTAAAGATGCTGCATCGGGTGCAGTATATGGAGCTCGTGCTGCCAATGGAGTTATTCTGATAACAACAAAAAATGGGAGTAAAGGGAAATTATCTGTAAACTATAATTTCTCAAAAGGTTTGCAAAGTAAGTGGAACAAAAGAGATGTATTAAATGCCCAACAATATGCTTTATTGATTAATGAAGGATTGGTAAATTCGGGAGAAGAGAAAAGATATGATGATCCTTATGCTTTGGGTAAAGGAACAGATTGGCAAGATGAGGTTTTTTATGACAATGCTCCTGTTGAAAACCACCAATTGAGTGTTAGTGGTGGTTCTGATAAAGTTCTATACTATTTCTCTGCTGGATATTATAAGCAGGATGGTATTGTGGGTGGAAATTTCGATCGTTCTAATTATGAGAGAATTTCATTAAGATCAAATACAACCTATAATCTTTTGGATAATAAGGACCGTAACTTTTTAAATAAATTCACAGCTGGGGTTAATATTGCCTACACAAGAATTAATTCTAAAGGTATTGGAACAAACTCAGAGTATGGTTCTGCTCTTGGCGGCGCAATCTCATTTTCGCCATTGTTAGGTTTATATGAAGAAGATCAGGCTGCTGCCGCTGCCCTTCATCCAACAGCTGTTCGTGACTCAAAGAATGGGTTGATTTATACAATTGCAGGTGACGATTATAATGAAATTACAAACCCGGTAGCTCAGCTTGCTTTGCCAGGTGGCGAGGATAATTCAGACAAGTTTGTGTCTTCTTTTTGGGGTGAATTAAATATCTGGGATAATTTAAAGATTCGCTCTTCATTTGGTACTGATTTAGCTTTCTGGGGAAATGATGGTTGGACTCCTGAATATTACTTAGGAAAATCTTCTTATGTTGATGATTCAAAAGTGTGGTCAAGTATGAATCGAGGATTTACTTGGCAGGTCGAAAACATCTTAACATACGAGAAGAGCATTAACGAAAAGCATAATTTCAACATCATGTTGGGGCAATCTGCGAAAAAAACTACGGGTCGTAGTTTAAGCGGAAGCAATAAGTTTATGGTTGAAGAGAATGGTGATAAAGCCAATATTGATTTCACTACAGGTACAGCTGCAAATGGAGATCAAACTGCTGGTGGTGGAGCTTGGAGCCCGCATACATTATCATCTATTTTTGCTCGACTAAGCTATAACTTTTCAGAGAAGTACATGTTCCAGGCTACGATTCGTAGAGATGGTTCATCGAACTTTGGTCCAGGAAAAAAATACGGTACTTTCTCATCGTTTTCTTTCGGATGGAATATTACAAAAGAGGCATTCATGGAGTCTCGTCCAGAGTGGTTTACTTCTTCAAAGTTGAGAGCTTCGTGGGGTAAAAACGGTAATGAAAATATTGGCGCTTTTGGTTATACTGCTCTTACTTCTACAGGAAATAACTACGCATTCGGACCTGGCGATGGAACATTAGTAAACGGAACTAAAGCATCAGGTTTGGCTAATACTTTATTGGCGTGGGAAGAATCAGAGCAAACTGACATAGGTCTTGATTTTGGTTTCCTAGATAATGCATTGACTTTTACTGTTGATTACTATGATAAAAAAACCAATGGTATGTTGATGACCATGGCTATCCCTTCTTATGTTGGTGAATCAAAACCAACTGGTAATGTTGGAGACATGAAAAACTGGGGTGTTGAATTCGATTTGGGATACAGATTTAAGATTGGTGATTTAAACTTTAAGCTTAGTGGTAATGCTTCATATCTGGAAAACGAATTGGTTAATCTGGGTAATGCGGATGGTTTTGCCAACTATGATGGTTATGCGAATGTGGGAACAATTTCAAGAGCTGAAAATGGTATGCCATTTCCTTTCTTTTACGGTTATAAAACAGACGGGATCTTTCAAAACGCTTCAGAAGTTAATGCACATGTTAACAATGAAGGTGGTTTAATACAGGGGGATGCTGTTCCTGGTGATGTAAGGTTTGTGGATATTAATGGCGATGGGACCATTACTGATGAAGATCGTACCAAGATTGGTAAAGGTATGCCGGATTGGACTTATGGTTTAAATATAGGTATTGATTACAAAGGCTTTGATTTTAGCATGATGTTGCAAGGTACTGTTGGGAATGATATTTATGATGCTACAAGACGTACAGACTTACGTTACATCAATTTACCTGCATATATGCTAGATCGTTGGACAGGAGAAGGTACATCTAATACAATTCCACGTTTTTCATTCTCAGACAATAATGGCAATTGGTTGTCATCTGACCTATACGTTAAAGAAGGGGATTATATGCGTGTTAAGAATGTAACCTTAGGTTATACTTTACCAAAAAATCTCGTTAATAAAGCATTTGTGAAGAGTTTGCGTTTTTACGTTTCTGCTGAAAACCTTTTCACTTTCACAAAGTATGAAGGTTTTGATCCAGAAATCTCTTCAGGAGGAACTTCTCTTGGAATTGATCGTGGTATTTACCCACAGGCAAGAACATATACAGTTGGTGTAAACCTGTCTTTTTAA